The Leucobacter chromiiresistens nucleotide sequence CCAGCGCGGCTACCGGCCCGTCATCGAGTGGACGCTGCGCCGGCCCGCGATCACGCTGCTCATCGCCGTCGTCGTGTTCAGCGGCACCGTCGCGGCGAGCCCCCTCATGAAGACGAGCTTCCTCGGATCCGACGAGCAGAACTCCGTCGGGCTCGTGCAGAGCCTCGCCCCCGGCACGAGCCTCGACGCGCAGCTGGCGCAGGCCGAGAGCGTCGAGCAGGCGCTGAACGACGTGCCGGCGATCGAGAGCGTGCAGGTGACGATCGGCAGCGCGGGCGGCGCCGCCGCGCTCTTCGGGGGCGGCGGCGACGGCACGGTGAACTACTCGATCACCACCGACCCCGACGCCGATCAGGCGCAGGCGCAGGACGACATCCGCGACGCCGTCGACCAGCTGGAGGGCGCCGGGGAGTTCTCCATCGGGCAGTCGGGCGGCGGGGTGACCTCGTCGAGCGCGATCGAGGTCGACGTCACGGCTCCCGATCAGGAGACGCTCGCGCAGGCGAGCGACGCCGTGGTCGCCGCGCTGCAGGACGAGCCGAGTCTGCAGCAGGTCGAGAGCGATCTCGGGCAGTCGCGCGAGTTCCTGCGCATCGCCGTCGACCGTGGGCGCGCCGCCGAACTCGGCCTCAGCGAGGCCGGCGTCGCGGGGCAGGTCACGCAGCAGATGCAGCCCGCGCAGATCGGGCAGATCTCGATGGACGCCACGACGGTCTCGGTGTACCTCGCGAACGCCACCGCCCCGACCGACCAGGCCGGTGTCGCGGCGCTGCCGATCCAGACCGCGACGGGCTCGCAGCCGCTGAGCAGCCTCGCCGCCGTCGAGGTCGCCGACGGGCCGGTGACGGTGCGCACGGCCGACGGGGTGCGATCCGTCACCGTCTCCGCGCTGCCGAAGGGCGACGACCTCGGCACCGCGAGCGCCGAGGTGACCGCCGCCCTCGAATCGCTCGAGCTGCCCGACGGGGCGAGCGCGAGCGTCGGCGGGGTGCTGTCGCAGCAGGCCGACGCATTCCAGCAGCTCGGCATCGCGCTGCTCGCCGCCATTCTCATCGTCTACGTCGTGATGGTCGCGACTTTCCGCAGTCTGCTGCAGCCGCTGCTGCTGCTCATCTCGGTGCCGTTCGCCGCCACCGGGGCGATCCTGCTGCTCATCGTCACCGGGATCCCGCTCGGCGTCGCCTCGCTCATCGGCGTGCTGATGCTCATCGGCATCGTCGTGACGAACGCGATCGTGCTCATCGACCTCGTGAATCAGTACCGGATGCGCGGGGACGCGCTGCGCGACGCCGTGCTGCACGGATCCCTGCAGCGACTCCGGCCGATCGTGATGACGGCGCTCGCCACCATTCTCGCGCTCACGCCGATGGCGCTCGGCATCACCGGCAAGGGCGGCTTCATCTCGCAGCCGCTCGCCGTCGTCGTGATCGGCGGACTGCTGTCGTCGACGGTGCTGACCCTCGTCGTGCTCCCCACCCTCTACTACCTCGTGGAGCGCCGCCGCGAGGGCGGCCCGAAGCGGGGCGGCCCGGTGCGTCGTCGGCGCAGCCCGAGGCCCGACGCGGGGCCCGCGCTCGCGGGTGCCGGCGCCGGTGCTGTCACGGGTGCGGGCCTCGGTGCGGGTACGGGCGCTGCATCGGGATCGGGCGCTGCAGCGGGTGCCGTTTCCGCGGCGGGCGCGGGCTCCGTCTTCGGAGTGCGCCGCAGGCGCGGCGCCGGAGCGGCCGGCGACGCCCGCGCCCACGCGGAGACCGACGTGGACTCGGTGGGCGCCGCGCATGCCACCCATGCCGCGGACCCCGCTGAGCCGCCGACGCCGGCTGCACCTGTTCCCGCGGTGCCGGCGCCCGCCGCACCCGCGCCCCCGGTGCCGTCCGCGTCGGCCGTGCCGCCGGTGCCCGCGGTGCCCGTGGTGCTGCCGGCGCCGCAGGAGCCCGTCGCACCCGCGCAGCAGCCCCGCGCGGAGCCCGAGGCTCCGCGCGGGGCCGCCGCGGCGGAGGAGGCGATCGAATCGCCGGTGCTGCGGGAGTCGACGCCCGCTCACGGCATTCCGGAGCAGGTGGAGCAGCCGAGGGTCGCGCATGCCCCGGCGGAGCAAGCCGTTGCGGAATCCCCGGTCGACGAACCGGTCGCCGGCGAGCCGGAGCAGCTCGACGCGGCGGAGGCCGACCCGGTCACCATCGAGCCCGCCGCGGTGAACGAGCCCATGGGGCCGGCCACCGAGCAGATGTCGCTCGCCCTCGACGAGCTCGGCTTCACGGGTGACGACAACCCGCTCGCCGATCTCGGATTCGATGAGCCTGCGGAGGGCGCAGCACCGGCGCACGACCCGAGCCCCGAGCCTGCGTCGCAGGAGCGCCGCGGCGCGGATCACGCGGTGAGCCCGCTCTTCGCCGACGGGCCGGTCGCCGCAGGCGACGCCTCGATCGACCCCGCCTCGACCGACCCCGCCTCGAACGACCCCGCCTCGACCGGGCACGACCCGCGCGTGCCGGAGTCGGCCGCGCCCGGAGAGACCGAGTCGATCCCCGCACCGGTCTCGGCACCGGTCTCGGCATCCGCGCCGACCGCGTCGGCAGCGCCCGAGCCCGAACCGGCGCCGGAGCCCGCGGCCGACGCCGAACCGGATGCCGGGCCACAACCCGGCCCGGCATCGGCACCGGCTCACGCCCCGACGCCCGATCCCGCAAGCGATCCCGAGGCCGAGCCGGAGCGGGCCGAACCGGCACCTCCGATCACGGGGGAGCTCGACTGGGAGCAGCTCATGTGGCAGGCCACGCAGGAGGTCGACGAAGCGGAGAACGCCGCGAGCCCGAAGACCGACCCGGGTGCCGGCGACGCCCCGGATGCGACGCCGGGAACGCTCCCCGGGAACGCGCGCTGATCGTGGCGCGCAAGCGAGGCGGCGGGTTCAAGCCCCCCGCCAACTACGACCCCCACCGCAAGCCGAAGCGCGCCGGGAGCGCCGAGCCGCGCCGCGGGCGACCGGCGGCGCCCACGGAGGATCGCGTCGAGCCGTCGCAGCGGGCTGCGCCGGGGCGGCAGTCAGCCCGAACAGCGGGGCGCGCATCGGGAACGGACGCGACGGCATCGCGATCCGCCGCGAACCGGCGCGAGACCCCCCGCGCCGCCGCGCCGCCGCAGCGACTCGAAGCCCGGCGCACGACCGCCGCGGATGCGGCCGGGCTCGCATTCGGCGACCTCGGGCTCGGGGGCAACCTCATCCGGGTGCTCGGCGAGCTCGGGGCCGAGAAGCCGTTCCCGATCCAGGCGGCGACGATCCCCGACGCGGTCGCCGGCCGCGACGTGCTCGGGCGCGCGCGCACCGGATCCGGCAAGACGATCGCCTTCGGCGCGGCGCTCGTCGAGCGTCTGCTGCGGTTGAAGGGGCAGGGCGCGTTCGCGTCGGACCCGAAGCCCGCCCAGGCGCGGAAGCAGCGGGGCGTGCGCGAGACGCGGGGCGCGACCCGCAAGCCGAAGGCGCTGATCCTCGCACCGACCCGCGAGCTCGCGCTGCAGATCGACCGAACCGTGCAGCCCCTCGCCCGGTCGGTCGGCTTCTACACGGCGCAGCTCGTCGGCGGAGTGCCCGTCGACCCGCAGATCCACGCCCTCGAGCGCGGCGCCGACATCATCATCGGCACCCCGGGGCGGGTCGAAGACCTCGTCGCGCGTCGACGTCTCGACCTGCGCGAGGTGCTCGTCTCCGTCATCGACGAGGCCGACCACATGTGCGACCTCGGGTTCCTCGAACCCGTGCAGCGCGTGCTGCGGCACACGGTGCGCGGCGGCCAGCGGCTGCTGTTCTCCGCGACGCTCGACGCGTCGGTGTCGGCGCTCATCGGGGAGTTCCTCTCCGACCCGGCGGTGCACGAGGCCGAGGAGGCCGCGGCGATGCCGGTCGATCACCGCGTGCTCGTCGTGCAGCGCGCGCAGAAGAACGAGGTGCTCGTCGAACTCGCCGCGGGCGGAGGGCGCACGATCGTGTTCTGCCGCACCCGCGCATCCGCCGAGCAGGTCGCCGAGATGCTCGGCGCCGCCGGCATCACGGTGACCGCGCTCCACGGCAACCTCAGCCAGGCGCGGAGAGAGCTCAACCTCGCGAAGTTCACCTCGGGCCGGGCGAGCGTGCTCGTCGCCACCGACGTCGCGGCGCGCGGCCTCCACATCGACGGCGTCGACCTCGTCGTGCAGGCCGATGCGCCGGAGGACGCGAAGGGGTACCTGCACCGCACCGGCCGCACCGGTCGCGCGGGGGAGGCGGGGAGCGCCGTGCTCGTGATCCCGCCCTCGCGCGAACCGCGCACGCGCCAGCTGCTCGAGGAGGCGGGCGTCAGCGCTTCGTTCTTCGGCCCGGCCGCGCCGGTCTCCGCCGGTGCAGCGACCCGCGGTTGACGAACCCGCCAGCGCGAGGCGCCTCGATTTAGAGGAAGCTCACAACGCGCACCCGTGACCACCGGGCGCCGATTTGTGGCTGCACGGCCCATCGCTTGGCAGTGTCGGCGCGCGTCTCTAGGCTGACAGCAATTCGGGGCCCGGCAGGCCCGGGCCGCCCCGCTCGTCACCTTCGAAGGAGTTCCGATGGCCGACCTCAGCGCATCGTCCCACCCCCGAATCGATCCCGCCGTCGTGAGCGACGCGCTGCTCGGCAAGTGGAAGACCGAGCGGCTCGAGTCACGGAGGCTCGCGGCCGACCCGCGGCTCCACACCATCCCCGGGCAGTCGATGAGCGACCACCGCGAGCGCGCCCTCGAACAGCTGAGCATCCTCGTCGAAGCGGGCGCGATCCAGCGCGCGTTCCCCGCAGCAGCCGGCGGGAGCGATAACCACGGCGGCAACATCGCCGCCTTCCAGGAACTGGTGCTCGCCGACCCCTCGCTGCAGATCAAGAGCGGAGTGCAGTGGGGCCTGTTCGGCGCCGCGATCCTGCACCTCGGCACCGCGAAGCACCACGAGCGCTGGCTGCCCGACGTCATCAGCCTGCAGACGCCGGGCGCGTTCGCGATGACCGAGATCGGGCACGGATCGGACGTCGCATCGATCGGCACCACGGCCACCTACGATCCGGAGACCGAGGAGTTCGAGATCCACACGCCGTTCGCCGGCGCGTGGAAGGACTACCTCGGCAACGCCGCCCTGCACGGGCGCGCCGCCGTGGTGTTCGCGCAGCTCATCACCCGCGGGGTGAACCACGGCGTGCACGCCTTCTACGTGCCGATCCGCACCCCCGAGGGGGAGATGCTGCCCGGCGTCGGCAGTGAGGACGACGGCGTGAAGGGCGGTCTCAACGGGATCGACAACGGGCGCCTGCACTTCACGCGGGTGCGCGTACCGCGCGAGAACCTGCTCAACCGGTACGGCGACGTCGCGGCCGACGGCACCTACTCCTCGGAGATCGACAGCCCCGGCCGACGCTTCTTCACGATGATCGGCACGCTCGTGCAGGGCCGCGTCTCGCTCGACGGATCGGCGGTGCGCGCCATGCAGGCGGCCCTCGGCATCGCGATCCGGTACGGCAGCGAGCGCCGCCAGTTCCCCGGCGCATCCGGGCGTGAGACCGTGCTGCTCGACTACGGCCTGCATCAGCGACGCCTCATCCCGCGCCTCGCGCAGACCTACGCCATGCAGTTCGCCGACGAGCGCCTGCTCACCGTCTTCGACGAGGTGTTCTCGGGGGCGAAGGACACCGACGAGAACCGCGAAGACCTCGAAACGCTCGCAGCGGCGTTCAAGCCGCTATCGACCTGGGCCGCGCTCGACACCCTGCAGGAGGCCCGCGAGGCCTGCGGCGGCGCCGGGTTCATCGCGAAGAACCGCATCGTCGGCCTGCGCGCCGACCTCGACATCTACGTGACCTTCGAGGGCGACAACAACGTGCTGCTGCAACTCGTCGGCAAGCGCCTCCTCAGCGACTACGCCGCGCAGTTCAAGAACGCCGATCGCGCAGCGCTCGCACGCGCCGCCGCCAGCCAGATCGGCAACCGCGTCAGCCGCTTCGGCCTGCGCGTCGTCGGGCAGAGCATCGCCGACTTCGGGCAGGTCGCCCGCTCGATCGAGAGCATGCGCTCGCCGCAGGCGCAGCGGCAGCTGCTCGCGGATCGCGTGCAGACCATGATCGGCGAGATCGCGCTCGCGCTGCGCGACGCGACGAAGGGCATCCCGAAAGACGATCGGCGTGCCCGCGCGATCGCGAACGAGAACGCGTTCAACGCGCAGCAGTACAAGCTCATCGAGGCGGCTCGCGCGCACGGAGAGCTGCTGCAGTGGGAGGCGTTCACCGACGCGCTCGAGAAGATCACTGACGCCGGGTCGCGGCAGGTGCTCACCTGGATGCGAGACCTCTTCGGGCTCGGGATCATCGAGCGCAACGCCGCCTGGTACCTCACCGCCGGGCGGATCTCCCCGCACCGGGCCGAATCGGTGACGGCCTACGTCGACCGCCTCATCTCGCGACTGCGCCCGCACGCACTCGATCTGATCGAGCCGTTCGGGCTCACCCCCGAACTGCTGCGCGCCGAGATCGCGACCGGCATCGAGGCGGAGCGGCAGCAGGAGGCGCACGACTACGTGGAGGCGCAGCGCGCCGCCGGCACCTGGCCCGTGCACGAGAAGGAGCTGCGCCGGCGCCAGCAGGAGGCCGAGCGCCGCGCGGCGGGCCAGGCGAAGGTGAGCTGAGCCCGTGCCGCCCGCCGCTCGTTAGGGTGGAGGCATGAGCGAAGCGCTGCGAGACCTGTACCCCGCCATCGAGCCCTACGCGGAGGGCATGCTCGACGTCGGCGACGGCCACTCCGTCTACTGGGAGGCGTGCGGTAATCCTGACGGGAAGCCCGTCGTGTTCCTCCACGGCGGCCCCGGCGGCGGCTGCGCGCCCGATCATCGGCGCTTCTTCGATCCCGAGCGCTACCGCATCGTGCTGTTCGACCAGCGCGGCTGCGGGCGCAGCGTGCCGCACGCGAGCGCGCCCGACGCCGATCTCTCGACGAACACCACCTGGCATCTGGTCGCCGACATCGAGTGGCTGCGCGAGTCGCTCGGCATCGAACGCTGGCAGGTCTTCGGCGGATCATGGGGCTCGACCCTCGCGCTTGCATACGCCCAGACCCACCCGCAGCGGGTGACGGAGCTCGTGCTGCGCGGCATCTTCACGCTGCGCGCCGCCGAGATCCGCTGGTTCTACCAGGAGGGGGCGTCGCACCTCTTCCCCGACATGTGGGAGGAGTACCTCGCGGTCATTCCCGAGGCGGAGCGCGACGACCTCGTCGCCGCCTACCACCGCCGCCTCTTCGACGCCGATCCGGCGGTGCACGTGCCCGCCGGGGTGGCATGGACCGTCTGGGAGAACTCGACGATCAGACTCCTCCCCGACCTCGAGGGCATCGCGGAGGCGCGGGCGGACACGGTGAGCGCCGTCGCATTCGCGCGCATCGAGAACCACTACTTCTCGAACGCGGGGTGGCTCGAGGAGGGTCAGTTGATCCGCGATGCAGCCGAGAAGCTCGCCGGCATCCCCGGCGTCATCGTGCAGGGACGCTACGACGCGTGCACGCCGCCCGAGACGGCGTGGGATCTGCACCGCGCCTGGCCCGAAGCGCACTTCGAGATGATTCCCGACGCGGGGCACGCGGCGAGCGAGCCCGGCATCGTCGACGCGCTCGTGCGCGCCACCGATCGCTTCGCCGCGTGAGCGCTCAGATGCCGCTCGACCTGCAGGAGATCCTCGACGATGTGCACGAGGCCGTGCGCCCGCTCATCGGCTCGGGCAGCGTCGCCGACTACATTCCGCGCCTCGCGGCGGTGAACCCCGACCACTTCGGCATCTCCGTCATGATGACCGACGGCACCCAGCGCTCGTCGGGCGATGCCGATGTCGAATTCTCCATCCAGAGCATTTCGAAGGTCTTCTCCCTGGCGCTCGTGATCGCGGGCGACGGCGACGAGATCTGGCAGCGCGTGGATCGCGAGCCCTCGGGCGCGGCGTTCAACTCGCTGGCGCAGCTCGAGTACAAGCGCGGCATTCCCCGCAACCCGTTCATGAATGCCGGCGCGCTCGTCGTCGCCGACCACCTGCTGTCGCTCACGCCCGACGCCGACGACCCGGTGCTCGACTTCGTGCGCACCGAATCGGGCAACCCCGACATCTCGATCGACGCGCTCACCGCGGCATCCGAGCTCGCGCACGCCGACCGCAACTCGTCGATCGCGCACCTGCTGCGGAGCTTCGGCAACCTCATCAACGACGTGGACGCGGTGCTCGACCGGTACGTGCGCCAGTGCTCCATCGCGATGAGCTGCGCCGACCTCGCCGCCGCGGGCGCCTTTCTCGCTCGACGCGGTGAGAGCGCCGACGGCAGGCTGCTGCTCAGCGGCAACCAGACGAAGCGGATGAACGCCGTCATGCTGACCTCGGGCTTCTACGACGCGGCGGGCGAGTTTGCGTACCGCGTCGGCCTGCCCGGCAAATCTGGCGTGGGCGGCGGCATTCTCGCGGTCGTGCCCGACGTGTGCTCGATCTGCGTGTGGGGCCCGGGGCTCGACTCGTCGGGCAACTCGCTGATCGGCATGGCCGCGCTCGACGAGCTCACGTCGCGCACCGGCTGGTCGATCTTCTAGGCCGCCGCTCGGAGGGGCGCGCCGCGGCGGCCGGCCGTGCGAGCGGCGGTCGGTCGTGCGAGCGGCGGTCGTGCGAGCGGGGTCACTTCGGGAGCGTGTTGCACGGGTGCGGGCCCGCAACACCCTCCCGAAGTGACCCCGCTCGCGGAGGCGGCTGCGCTCCGCGCCGCTCCGCACCGGCGCCGGTCGGTCGCGCCGCCCTTCACGCATCCGATGCGGCGGCGGGGCCGCATCTCAGATGCGGCCCCGCTGCGCAAGGTGCCCGCGAACGTACCGATGCTTCACTATCATCGGCAGCACACCGCCGTCGGAACATCCGCGTGATTCCGACGCGCACCGACATCCCCGAGTACCCACAGGAGCAGCCGTGACGTTCAACGACAACGTGCGCATCGACAACAGCAAGGTGCGCAAGCGCCGGGGCGCACGAACCGGCGGGATGGTCGCGGGCGGCGGCATCGGCATCGCACTGCTGCTCGCGCTCGGCTCGCAGCTGCTCGGCTTCGACCTGACCCCGTTCGCCCCCGCGGTGCAGCAGGCGGTGGGCGGCGGCACGACGTCGGAGCAGTCGGAGGTGGTGCTCGACGCATGCAAGAGCGGGGCTGATGCGAACACCGACGACGAGTGCCGCATGAACGCGACCGCCGATTCGCTCGATCGCTTCTGGGCGGGCGAGGTCGGCAACTACCGCTCGCCCGGCCCCGTGATCCTGTTCGACGGTCAGACGCAGTCGGGCTGCGGCGCGGCATCGGCCGCGACCGGCCCGTTCTACTGCCCGGCCGACGAGACCATCTACATCGACGTCGCGTTCTTCGACACCCTCTCGGGGGAGTACGGCGCGTCAGACGGCTCGCTCGCCCAGATGTACGTGCTGGCGCACGAGTGGGGCCACCACATCTCGAACCTCATCGGCTCGCTGCAGAGCACGGGTCGCGAGACGGGCCCCGCTTCGGGGTCCGTACGCCTCGAACTGCAGGCGGATTGCTTCGCGGGCGCGTGGGTGCAGGCCGCGTCGACGACCACCGACGACCAGGGCGTGACGTTCTTGAAGCCGGTCACCCAGCAGCAGATCGACGATGCGATGAGTGCAGCCGCTGCGGTCGGCGACGATCACATCATGGAGTCGGCGGGCGTCGACGTGAACCCCGAGCGGTTCACGCACGGCAGCTCGGAGCAGCGGCAGCGGTGGTTCATGACGGGCTACGAGGAGGGGCCCACGGCCTGCGGCACGTTCGACGTGAGCGCCGCAGACCTGTAGGGCGACGCGGATCAGCGGCGCTTCCGCCGCTTCGCCTGCCGGGCCTCCGCCTTCTTGCGCTCCGCCTTCTCCTTGGCCGCCTGGAGCTGCGCGCCGCGCGAGTTCGGCTTCAGCTTCGGGGCCTGCTTCTTCGGCTGCGCCTGCACTCGGGGCGCGGGCGCAGTGCGCTTCGTCTCCTCCTGCGCGGATTCGCGGGAGCTGTTGGCGGTGCGCCCGCGCAGGATGCCGGCGAGGTGCTGCACCGTCGCGTCGTCGCGCTCCGCGTTCCAGACCGCCCAGACGACGGGGCCGTCGAGGGGCTGCTCGCCCGCCTCGGGGCGGATGGGCAGCACGGTGTGCTCGCGCTTGTCGATGAGGTGCCGTGCGAGCGGCACCGGCAGGAGTACGGCCCCGGCGCCCGTCGCGACGAGCGCGAGCGCGGCTCGAGGCCCCTTCGGCATCCACTCCGGGTCGTCCCACGAGCGCGCGGCGGGCCAGCCCGCGTCGTGATCGGGGTGGTCGAGCAGCTCGACGAAGGCGATCTCGGCCAGGCTCACGGACTCCTGCTGCGCGAGTTCGTGGTCGGCGGGCACGACGAGCGCCATCGATTCGGCGTACAGCCGGATCGCGCGGCGGGTGCTCTCCGGGCCGTCGGAGCCGCTCGGGCGGGCATCGGGGGCGGTGCGCTCGATGAGCACGTCGCAGCCGGCGGCGGCGGCGGCCGTCTCCCGATTCCGCGCGTCGAGCGCCGTGCCGAAGGCGACCTCCAGCGGCACGAGTTCGAGCTTGCGCCCGGGGGTCGCGGCCTTCCAGCGGCGGGCCCACTTGCTGGGGGCGATGCCGCGGGCGAACCCGAGGCGGATCGGCGCGGGCGCCGATCCCGCATCGTTCGGCGCACCGGGGTCGTGTGCGGTCGTCGTGTCGCTCACAGCGCCACCTCTCCGTAGATGTCATGGGTGTAGGGGAGCCGAGCCGCCGACAGCGCGATGCGGTAATCGCCCGAGAGGGCAGCGCGACGCGCAGCGGGTGCGCTCGCCGCCGCAGCGGTGCCCGCCCGGGCGGTGCCCGCCCGGGCGGTGCCCGTCGGGCGGATCGGCGTGCCCTCGTCGAGGTAGTGCGGCAGCGCGAGCGCGGCGTGGCCCTGCGGGGGCTTGCCGCTGGCGGGCACGACCCGCCACCACGGCGACGCGTGCCCGTAGAGTGCGAGCACGCGGCCGACGGCGCGCGGAGCGGACGAGCCGATCGCGATCCCGACGTCGCCGTACGTCATGACGCGCCCCGGCGGAATGCGCACGACGACGTCGAGCACCGCTTCGACGAATTCGGCGCTGGGCATGTGATCAGCCTACGCGCTCGGGCGCGATGCCACCGCGTCGTCCGGTCGTGCCGCCGTCGCTCCGGGCTACGCCACCGAGACCCCGAGCAGCGACCCGATCGTGTAGGTCACCGCGACGGCGATGCCGCCGAACAGCAGCTGCCGCGCGGCGCCCATCAGCCAGTTGCGCTTCGTGAACCGTGCGGCGAGACCTCCCGCGATCAGCAGCCCGCCGGCGCCGAACGCGAGCCCGAAGCCGAGGGTGCCGAAGCCGAAGATGAAGGGGAGGATCGGGATCAGCGCGCCGATGCCGAAAGCCGCGAGTGATGAGAACGCGGCGACCCATGGAGACGGCCGCTCCTCGGGGCTGACGCCGAGCTCGGAGAGCAGGTGCACCCGCACGGCCTGATCGGCGTTCGCGTGCACCTGCTCGGCGGCGGTCTCGGCGATGCGCGGCTCGACGCCCAGGTTCTCGAGGAGGGCGGTGAGCTCCGCCATCTCGCCCTCGGGGTTGCGCAGGTGCGCCTCCCGCTCGATGCGCACTTCGGCGTCGAGCTGCTCGTTGGCCGTGCGCACCGAGGTGTACTCGCCGAGGGCCATCGAGATGGCGCCCGCGATGAGTCCCGAGATGCCGGTGATGGCGACGATGCCGGGCGCCGCGCCCGCTGCGGCGATGCCCGCGATGAGGCCGAGATTCGAGACGAGGCCGTCCATCGCGCCGAAGACGCTGGCGCGCAGCCAGCCGGCGCTGACGTCGGCGTGACGGTGGTCGTAGTCGTGCGGCTTCGCGATGTTGTACTCGCTCATGTGTGCTCCAGTCGTGCGGTGCGCGGCGGCGCACGAGCAGCAACCGTAGCAACGTTCGCGTGATCGTGAGAAGCCCGGATCAGACCTCGAAACGGGGTGTGTCGCGAGTTCGGCGCGGCGAACTCTGCGCGGGGGCGCCTGCGCGCTCTAGGCTGGTGGGGGCCGGGCGATCCGGCATCGAGCAGCGTGGAGCAGGGTGGAGGCCGACATGACCGAGGCGAGCGGGCGCGTCGTCGCGACGGAGCGCGGCCGGGACCTGGTGCTGGTGCGCTCTCTGGCGCTCAGCGATGCGGAGGCGTGGGCGTACCTCACCGAATCGGAGCTCACCGAGCAGTGGTTCGGCCCGTGGGAGGGCGATCACCGGGTGGGCGGCGCAGTGCGCGTGCGCATGCGCTTCGAGGAGCACGAGCCCGCGGTCACGATGAAGATTCTGGCGTGTGAGCCGCCGCGCGCGCTCGCGCTGCTGTCGGACGAGGAGATCGGATCGTGGCGACTCGAGCTGCACCTCGAGCCCGACGGCGACGACTCCCTGCTCACCTTCGTGCATCACCTCGCACCCGACGACGCCGTGGGGGAGATCGGGCCCGGCTGGGAGTACTACCTCGACCTGCTCGTCGCGGCGACCGAGGGCACCGAGCGCCCCGGCTTCGACCAGTACTACCCGGCACTGCGCGAGGCGTATCTGGCGATGTGACCGCGCGCGGGCGGTAGATTACTCGGTATGAGTGCGGACCCGGCTGTCGAGAGCTTCTGGAACGAACGACGCCGCGCAGACCCCGCACTGCCGGAGGCGCTGCCCGAGGTGTGGGCGTTCGGGGCGACCCCGGCGCACGCCGACGCGCTGCTCGATCTCGTGCTGGCGGGCATCAAGACGGGCACTGCCTCATCGCTCTGGGACTACGAGGCGAGCGGCGATCCGGTGCCCGCCGTCGGCGACCTGAGCGTCATCATCGACGGATCGGGCGCCCCGCGGGCAGTGCTCGAGACGACGCGGATCGACATCGTCCCGTTCCGCGACGTCACCGCCGAGCACGCGCACTCCGAGGGCGAGGGGGATCGCACCCTCGCGGACTGGCGCGAGACGCACGAGCGCTACTGGCGTCGCTACTCGGAGAACGAGCGCGGCTTTGCTCCCGACATGCCGGTGATCTGCGAGCGCTTCATGCTGCGGTACCCGAGCGCGTGAGCGTGCGAGCGTGCCGCTCAGCCGTGCGAGACTACTCAGTACTCAGCGACGCTCGCCTCGGGCGCAGCGGCACCTCACCGAAAGGCGCACATGCAACGCGATGCGTATGAGACCCTCGTCCGCGCCGAGCGCGCCGGTCTGGAGCGCCGCCTCTGCGGGCTGACCGAGGAGCAGTGGCAGGCGACGTCGCTCTGCGACGGCTGGACGGTGGAGGAGGTCGTCGCGCACCTCACGGCGGCGGCGAGCACCGGCACCGCCGCGTGGCTGCTCAGCATCGTGCGCTCCGGGTTCGACGCCGCGAAGCACAACGACCGCATGATCGAGCGCTACCGCGGGGCTGATGCGACCGG carries:
- a CDS encoding VIT1/CCC1 transporter family protein — translated: MSEYNIAKPHDYDHRHADVSAGWLRASVFGAMDGLVSNLGLIAGIAAAGAAPGIVAITGISGLIAGAISMALGEYTSVRTANEQLDAEVRIEREAHLRNPEGEMAELTALLENLGVEPRIAETAAEQVHANADQAVRVHLLSELGVSPEERPSPWVAAFSSLAAFGIGALIPILPFIFGFGTLGFGLAFGAGGLLIAGGLAARFTKRNWLMGAARQLLFGGIAVAVTYTIGSLLGVSVA
- a CDS encoding SRPBCC family protein codes for the protein MTEASGRVVATERGRDLVLVRSLALSDAEAWAYLTESELTEQWFGPWEGDHRVGGAVRVRMRFEEHEPAVTMKILACEPPRALALLSDEEIGSWRLELHLEPDGDDSLLTFVHHLAPDDAVGEIGPGWEYYLDLLVAATEGTERPGFDQYYPALREAYLAM
- a CDS encoding ASCH domain-containing protein, whose translation is MSADPAVESFWNERRRADPALPEALPEVWAFGATPAHADALLDLVLAGIKTGTASSLWDYEASGDPVPAVGDLSVIIDGSGAPRAVLETTRIDIVPFRDVTAEHAHSEGEGDRTLADWRETHERYWRRYSENERGFAPDMPVICERFMLRYPSA